The region CGCTAAGTGCATCACTGATGCGGCAGATGAGCTGATGATCTCTGGGACGGTGCCTTTGACCTCGGCCCTGTTGCAGGATATTGTCAATGAGAATACTGGCTTGCAGAGCCTGCAGCCAGAGGAAGTGGTGCCGTATTTgaagaaggagctcaagTGGAAGGTGACGATGTTTGAGACTGGGGCGGAGAAGGATTGTGGGGAGGTTCcggggttgagggtgagTGTCACTAGCACCGAGGTTACtattggggaggatgggctACCGGATTATTCGGGGGTGTATACCGTGTATCCGGAGATCACGGATGGAAAGCCGGGTGGTATGAGAGACGGTGAGCACATCTAAGGGGACGAGAAAGCACATGTAGGAGATGGGAACGCAGGATGGAAATGAACACAATAGCACAAGAAACTGGGTATCAAAATTTCAGCCAACGTAGCAAATAACGAAATAACGAAGACCATGCTTTTATCGCCCAAACGCCGTTCCAAAATGCCCAACCGAAACCGTGCCAAAACAACAAGTCGCCCATCATCTAGAAAGCAATCCGACGTTTCCGCCCCGTGTACTTGCTCGTAGCCTTGACAACCtttcccttcctctccatctgttccttcttcttgataATCCACTGCTTGCTAcccttcttgatctcccccttcccagaCGACCTGCCCTGCCTCCGGTtatccaccacatccaccccctccataTTCTCAACCACACCGGTAATATCCCCGCTCTTGGTATTGGCCACCGCGCTCTGACCCGCCGTCAAGACCAAGTAAACCTTTACATTCTTCGTATCAGGATCATCCTCAAGCATACCCGCCCCAAAACCAGCCTTGACCGCAGCAGAAGTGATCATCTGCTTCTGGACATCGTTCTTTGGATAAAACTGACACAccgccctcccaccccgcTTCAAGCTCTGATACAACCCCCCGAAAaacctcgccaacctctgCTGGGGAGAGGTCTCGCTGCTCTCGGCGTTGCAAAGCCACTGGATGGCGCTGATGCTGATCGCTGCGTCGAAGGTGCCGGCGCGGAAGGGGACGCCCTGGCCGATGTCGGCGAGAAACAAGTCGCCTTCTACGTCGCGCTGCAGGGCGACGTCGAGCATGGAAGGGGAGATGT is a window of Podospora pseudopauciseta strain CBS 411.78 chromosome 1, whole genome shotgun sequence DNA encoding:
- the BUD23 gene encoding 18S rRNA (guanine1575-N7)-methyltransferase (BUSCO:EOG092646EZ; COG:Q; EggNog:ENOG503NVKK): MSRPEDTLLADVHYDDVEARKYTTSSRIQNIQASMTRRALELLDLKTPSLILDVGCGSGLSGEILSDIPPEEGGPHVWIGMDISPSMLDVALQRDVEGDLFLADIGQGVPFRAGTFDAAISISAIQWLCNAESSETSPQQRLARFFGGLYQSLKRGGRAVCQFYPKNDVQKQMITSAAVKAGFGAGMLEDDPDTKNVKVYLVLTAGQSAVANTKSGDITGVVENMEGVDVVDNRRQGRSSGKGEIKKGSKQWIIKKKEQMERKGKVVKATSKYTGRKRRIAF